A single Microtus ochrogaster isolate Prairie Vole_2 linkage group LG3, MicOch1.0, whole genome shotgun sequence DNA region contains:
- the LOC101990350 gene encoding vomeronasal type-1 receptor 100-like, which produces MSSLNNVFYIQNGIGVLANLFLFLFYIFIILCHRPKPMDLISCQLTFTHTVMLLTGGVVWVTDILESLNIDKDIKCKTAFYISRVMRGLSICITCLLSIFQAVTISPSTSFLANFKLKLKKYIIYAFFYIWTLTLSFNSYLIIYVGGFTNVSETNQMKVTKSCSLLPTNYIIKALILTVTTSIDVFLVGVMLTTSAYMVVILFKHQRQHQYLHSLIHPRSSPEKRATQTILLLVTFFVVMYWVDFIISTTAVLLWMYNPVIQSVQKLVLNVYPTITPLVQISSDNRIINILKNIQSKYQQIL; this is translated from the coding sequence ATGTCCTCATTAAACAATGTTTTTTATATCCAAAATGGAATTGGAGTTCTTgccaatttatttctttttcttttctacatttttataattCTGTGTCACAGACCTAAGCCCATGGACCTGATCTCTTGTCAACTGACCTTCACCCATACAGTAATGCTCCTCACTGGAGGGGTTGTTTGGGTTACAGACATCCTTGAGTCACTGAACATTGACAAGGACATCAAATGCAAGACAGCATTTTACATAAGCAGGGTGATGAGAGGCCTCTCCATCTgcatcacctgcctcctgagcATATTCCAGGCTGTGACTATCAGCCCCAGTACTTCTTTCCTGGCGAACTTTAAACTCAAGCTAAAGAAGTACATAATCTATGCTTTCTTCTATATTTGGACTCTCACTTTGTCATTCAATAGTTATCTGATCATCTATGTCGGTGGTTTTACCAATGTGAGTGAGACCAATCAGATGAAGGTCACTAAATCCTGCTCACTCTTACCCACAAACTACATCATCAAGGCACTGATTTTAACAGTGACAACCTCCATTGATGTATTTCTTGTAGGAGTTATGCTGACCACAAGTGCATACATGGTGGTTATCTTGTTCAAACATCAGAGGCAACACCAGTATCTTCACAGCCTCATCCACCCGAGATCATCCCCTGAAAAAAGGGCCACCCAGACTATCTTGCTGCTAGTGACTTTCTTTGTGGTCATGTACTGGGTGGACTTCATCATCTCAACCACTGCAGTCCTCTTATGGATGTACAACCCAGTCATCCAGAGTGTTCAGAAGCTTGTGTTGAATGTTTATCCCACAATTACTCCTTTGGTACAAATCAGTTCTGATAACAGAATAATCAATATACTGAAAAACATTCAGTCAAAATATCAGCAGATTttgtaa